One genomic segment of Clostridium estertheticum subsp. estertheticum includes these proteins:
- a CDS encoding GNAT family N-acetyltransferase, with amino-acid sequence MEKMFFEVRKAVTSDIEEIRLLAKKSFKLYAENAGITELVAPFEESYDDVLKAIETTNVFVALSNEKVIGSVRIEVKPDHSAYLSRFGVSSLHQNNGIGKILMNAVDISMMEQGVTSLYLHTASRMFSLIRFYYGRCFYIESTNDECGYIRALLCKEYAVATSKESLDNIICSDRVV; translated from the coding sequence ATGGAAAAAATGTTCTTTGAAGTTAGAAAAGCAGTTACTAGCGACATTGAAGAAATAAGGTTACTAGCAAAAAAATCGTTTAAGTTGTATGCCGAGAATGCAGGAATTACGGAACTAGTAGCACCTTTTGAGGAATCATATGATGATGTATTAAAAGCGATAGAAACTACTAATGTTTTTGTAGCTCTATCGAATGAGAAAGTTATAGGTAGCGTACGAATAGAGGTAAAACCTGATCATAGTGCTTATTTAAGTAGATTTGGGGTTTCATCGTTACATCAAAATAATGGTATTGGTAAAATATTAATGAATGCAGTTGATATTTCAATGATGGAGCAAGGAGTTACCAGTTTATATCTCCATACTGCATCTAGAATGTTTTCGCTTATTAGATTCTATTATGGAAGATGTTTCTATATAGAGTCAACAAATGATGAGTGTGGATATATTAGAGCATTGTTATGCAAAGAATATGCTGTAGCAACATCAAAAGAATCCTTAGATAATATAATTTGTAGCGATAGAGTAGTTTAA
- the argC gene encoding N-acetyl-gamma-glutamyl-phosphate reductase, giving the protein MIKAGIIGSTGYAGEQLAWFLYKHPNVDVEFYSSHKYADMTYSEIYSNFYSYIDDICVDMETAISKLSDINVLFIAMPHGKSFKITQKALALGVKVIDLGADYRLKSKDIYEKWYKVKHESEGLLKDAVYGLCELNREAIKKCNLLANPGCYPTATILALTPMLNSDMIDTSSIIVDAKSGVSGAGRAANVASLYTECNESIKAYAVTTHRHTPEIEQELSKASGNDVTICFTPHLVPMNRGILSTCYAKLTKDITEQDIISLYRNFYKDEFFVKIIDGLPETRWVRGSNICHIGIRVDKRTNRAIIISAIDNLVKGSAGQAVQNMNIMFGLPETTGLEIIAMAP; this is encoded by the coding sequence ATGATAAAAGCAGGTATAATAGGGTCAACTGGCTACGCAGGTGAACAGTTAGCGTGGTTTTTATACAAGCATCCCAATGTCGACGTAGAGTTTTATTCTTCACATAAATATGCAGACATGACTTATAGTGAAATATATAGTAACTTCTATAGTTATATAGATGATATATGTGTTGATATGGAGACAGCCATAAGCAAGTTATCAGATATAAATGTTCTCTTTATTGCTATGCCACATGGCAAATCATTTAAAATAACACAGAAAGCACTAGCTCTTGGCGTAAAAGTAATAGATTTAGGTGCGGACTATAGATTAAAATCAAAAGATATTTATGAGAAGTGGTATAAAGTTAAACATGAAAGTGAAGGTCTACTAAAAGATGCAGTTTATGGACTTTGCGAATTAAATAGAGAAGCTATAAAAAAGTGTAATTTATTAGCTAACCCAGGTTGTTATCCAACTGCCACTATATTAGCACTCACACCTATGCTAAATAGCGACATGATAGACACAAGCTCGATCATAGTTGATGCTAAATCAGGAGTATCTGGTGCAGGTAGAGCTGCAAATGTTGCCTCACTTTATACAGAATGTAATGAATCAATTAAAGCTTATGCAGTTACTACTCATAGACATACTCCAGAGATTGAGCAAGAACTTAGCAAGGCATCTGGAAATGATGTAACGATATGTTTTACTCCTCATTTAGTGCCAATGAACCGTGGAATATTATCAACCTGCTATGCAAAACTCACGAAAGATATAACTGAGCAAGATATTATATCTTTATATAGAAATTTTTATAAAGATGAATTTTTTGTAAAAATTATTGATGGATTACCTGAAACAAGATGGGTAAGAGGTTCTAATATATGTCATATTGGAATCAGAGTGGATAAACGCACAAATAGAGCAATAATAATATCTGCTATAGATAATTTAGTTAAAGGTTCTGCAGGTCAAGCTGTACAAAATATGAATATTATGTTTGGGTTACCTGAAACCACAGGCCTTGAAATTATTGCTATGGCACCTTAA
- a CDS encoding sensor histidine kinase: MINTFSETIIVPYLYSCTNIVTEVNKEFLDLTEYTWSELVGKSIKEVGNMLKFNLYPLEYKLNNKYSGYIFTKFLNALEVDISISIGSETNSKLYTFVEKPNSRLNDKLIFVEQMFIDNISGVAIYSVPDLILLKANQKYLNFAYSNYNKEENSIGKPISEVITGFAGTPAEVIFNSVLISQKANYIKEFEFNNISKGKTYWDSTQTPIFDNGRMKYIFHTAVEVTQRVLKNQNIKIQNKIISHQNECLEHEEAIKRRFEILRRVINTFDLPVVRLSCPDLKIIAINKKALNTINLIKPEFIPNTNIKNNTMKFLLGLLRTTEYDRRISGVLKEKKTKYLNKQHYIIDGNELYFNIIFEPVLEVNGEIQEILILVIDVTPEIKSNINMKELLKSQGEFLVNISHELKTPLNVIFATAQLFNVYCESGSLDDNKNSIIKYIDSIKQNSYRLSKMINNIVDLSKIEAGFFKLNLSNNDIVKFVEDIVLSVTNFTDSKGLNIIFDTNTEEKIIAYDPEKIERVVLNLISNAIKFSDAGNEILVNVNDKNEFIEISVKDTGIGIEKKCLDMIFDRFKQVDKSLSRNAEGTGIGLSLVKSIVELHDGTIKVESQYGTGSKFTVSIPSRNISNENRIYNSEVRGKDQSIRVELSDVYS, encoded by the coding sequence ATGATAAATACTTTTAGTGAAACAATAATAGTACCATACTTGTATTCGTGTACTAACATTGTAACAGAGGTTAATAAGGAATTTCTTGATTTAACAGAATACACTTGGAGTGAATTGGTTGGCAAATCAATTAAAGAAGTTGGAAACATGTTAAAGTTTAATTTGTATCCTTTAGAATATAAACTAAATAACAAGTACTCTGGCTATATATTTACAAAATTCCTTAATGCACTTGAAGTGGACATATCAATATCCATCGGCTCTGAGACAAATAGTAAACTATATACTTTTGTTGAGAAACCAAATTCCAGGCTTAATGACAAACTCATTTTCGTTGAACAAATGTTTATTGATAACATATCAGGTGTTGCTATTTACAGTGTTCCCGATTTAATATTACTTAAAGCAAATCAAAAATACCTTAATTTCGCATACTCTAATTACAATAAAGAAGAAAATAGTATTGGCAAACCTATAAGTGAAGTAATAACTGGCTTTGCTGGAACTCCAGCTGAAGTTATTTTCAATTCTGTTCTTATTTCTCAAAAGGCAAATTATATCAAAGAATTTGAATTTAATAATATATCAAAAGGTAAAACTTATTGGGATTCTACTCAAACACCTATATTTGATAATGGAAGGATGAAATACATATTTCACACTGCTGTTGAAGTTACTCAAAGGGTTCTCAAAAACCAAAATATAAAAATACAAAATAAAATAATCAGCCATCAAAATGAATGCCTAGAACATGAGGAAGCTATTAAAAGACGTTTTGAGATTTTAAGAAGAGTGATAAATACCTTTGATTTACCTGTTGTTAGATTATCCTGTCCTGATTTAAAAATTATCGCTATTAATAAGAAGGCTCTTAATACTATTAACTTGATTAAGCCTGAATTTATACCCAACACGAATATAAAAAACAATACGATGAAATTTTTATTAGGATTGCTCCGAACAACCGAATATGATCGCCGCATCAGCGGAGTCTTAAAGGAAAAGAAAACTAAATATTTAAATAAACAACACTATATTATAGATGGGAATGAATTATATTTTAATATTATCTTCGAACCTGTGCTTGAAGTAAACGGTGAAATACAAGAAATTCTAATTTTAGTAATAGATGTTACTCCTGAAATTAAATCTAATATAAATATGAAAGAATTATTGAAATCACAAGGAGAATTTCTCGTTAACATATCCCACGAACTTAAGACACCACTAAATGTTATATTTGCAACAGCTCAGTTATTTAATGTTTATTGCGAAAGTGGCTCCCTTGATGATAATAAAAACTCAATCATTAAATATATAGATTCGATTAAACAAAACTCCTATAGATTATCTAAAATGATTAATAATATAGTTGATTTGTCAAAAATCGAAGCCGGTTTTTTTAAACTTAACCTATCAAATAACGATATAGTTAAATTCGTAGAAGATATAGTGCTATCTGTAACTAATTTCACTGACAGCAAAGGATTAAATATTATTTTTGATACTAATACAGAAGAAAAAATAATTGCTTACGACCCAGAAAAAATAGAAAGAGTAGTATTAAATCTTATATCAAATGCTATCAAATTTTCAGATGCAGGTAATGAAATATTAGTAAATGTTAATGACAAAAATGAATTTATTGAAATATCAGTAAAGGACACTGGCATTGGAATTGAAAAAAAATGCTTGGATATGATATTTGATAGATTTAAGCAAGTAGATAAATCTTTATCAAGAAATGCAGAAGGTACAGGCATCGGCCTAAGTCTAGTTAAATCTATTGTTGAATTGCACGATGGTACTATAAAGGTCGAGAGTCAGTATGGTACAGGGAGTAAGTTTACCGTTAGTATTCCTTCTAGAAATATTTCTAATGAAAATAGAATATACAATAGTGAAGTACGTGGTAAAGATCAAAGCATAAGAGTTGAACTTTCTGATGTTTATTCATAA
- the feoB gene encoding ferrous iron transport protein B produces MSNMNNEGKDLVIALAGNPNCGKTSLFNALTGSKQHVGNWPGVTVEKKEGRFKFEGRNVIVVDLPGTYSLGAYSEDEVVARDFILKSKPDVVINVIDSTNIERNLYLTMQILETGAKMVLAFNMMDEARNKNIQINIDKISKALNVPVVATVATKNEGMKELIKQAMKIGDSKQHNVFKINYGKDIEKEIRTLTETFEQTAVTKEYPTQWSSLKLLEGDEYIKKYVNENENSEMINDTLNKSIEGLIGKIGYEPDAFIIDKRYELITKIVFDSVKKEESNVESTSDKIDKWTTHKYLGIPIFAVVMFLMYQITMTFGNDFLNGLVDKGFIAIGEFVGGILASMGAPVLLQSFITDGIIGGLGAVFVFTPMIFTMYFLIAILEDSGYMARAAYIMDKFMNSIGLHGKTAVSLIISSGCNVAGIMSTRTLDSRKDRMIAILINPFVSCSARLPVYALFAGAFFTGRKIWFFDAGGVIVFGLYVLGIAVAILMGKFLSAEVFKGEESYFVMELPPYRIPTIKSVFIHMWEKSSHFLKKMGTIILGVVIIVWILSNLPMGVTPGTKDSLIGSVGSFIAPIFNLAGFGTWQAGVSLITGLAAKEAVVSTLGIVYAASTDASLTAAIQQAFTPLTSLAFMVMTLLYCPCAATIGAIRRETNSRKWALIAVIYTCVIGWVGGVLVYQIGRLLGFN; encoded by the coding sequence ATGAGTAACATGAATAATGAGGGGAAAGATTTAGTAATAGCTTTAGCTGGTAATCCTAACTGTGGAAAAACTAGTTTATTTAATGCATTAACTGGTTCAAAACAACACGTTGGAAATTGGCCAGGAGTTACAGTTGAAAAAAAAGAGGGTAGGTTCAAGTTTGAAGGTAGAAACGTGATTGTGGTGGATTTACCGGGAACGTATAGCCTTGGGGCATATTCGGAGGATGAAGTAGTAGCTCGTGATTTTATATTAAAAAGTAAGCCGGATGTTGTAATTAATGTAATTGATTCCACTAATATAGAAAGAAATTTATATTTAACGATGCAGATTCTAGAAACCGGTGCAAAAATGGTTTTAGCTTTTAATATGATGGATGAAGCAAGAAACAAAAATATACAAATAAATATTGATAAAATATCGAAAGCCTTAAATGTACCGGTGGTTGCAACAGTTGCTACTAAAAATGAAGGCATGAAAGAACTTATAAAGCAGGCCATGAAAATAGGAGATTCTAAGCAACATAATGTATTTAAAATTAATTATGGCAAAGACATAGAAAAAGAAATTAGAACACTTACAGAAACTTTCGAACAGACTGCGGTAACTAAAGAATATCCAACGCAGTGGTCGTCGTTAAAGCTTTTAGAGGGCGATGAGTATATAAAAAAATATGTGAATGAGAACGAGAATTCAGAAATGATAAATGATACACTTAATAAAAGTATAGAAGGTTTAATCGGAAAAATAGGTTACGAACCAGACGCGTTTATAATAGATAAAAGATATGAACTTATAACTAAAATAGTTTTCGACAGTGTAAAAAAAGAAGAATCAAATGTTGAGAGTACTTCTGATAAAATAGATAAATGGACCACTCACAAATACTTAGGAATACCAATATTTGCTGTGGTAATGTTCCTTATGTATCAAATAACAATGACATTTGGAAATGACTTCTTAAATGGGCTTGTGGATAAAGGATTTATTGCTATAGGGGAATTTGTAGGTGGCATTTTAGCTAGTATGGGAGCGCCGGTATTGTTGCAATCTTTTATAACTGATGGAATAATAGGTGGACTTGGGGCAGTTTTCGTATTCACACCTATGATTTTTACTATGTATTTCCTAATAGCTATCCTTGAAGATAGTGGATACATGGCAAGAGCAGCTTATATAATGGATAAATTTATGAATTCAATAGGGCTACATGGTAAAACAGCAGTATCCCTTATAATTTCTAGTGGTTGTAATGTAGCAGGAATTATGTCTACAAGGACACTAGATAGTAGAAAAGATAGAATGATAGCTATACTTATAAACCCTTTCGTATCTTGTAGTGCAAGACTTCCAGTCTATGCATTATTTGCTGGTGCTTTTTTTACCGGTAGAAAGATTTGGTTTTTTGATGCAGGTGGAGTTATTGTCTTTGGTTTATATGTTCTAGGTATTGCAGTTGCAATATTAATGGGTAAATTTTTGAGTGCTGAGGTATTCAAAGGCGAAGAATCTTATTTTGTAATGGAACTTCCACCTTATCGTATACCAACAATAAAAAGTGTATTTATTCATATGTGGGAAAAATCGTCCCATTTCTTAAAAAAGATGGGTACGATTATATTAGGCGTAGTTATAATCGTTTGGATACTCTCAAACTTACCAATGGGAGTTACTCCAGGAACTAAAGATAGTTTAATAGGGTCAGTAGGTTCGTTTATCGCACCAATATTTAATCTTGCAGGTTTTGGAACTTGGCAGGCGGGAGTGTCACTTATAACAGGTCTTGCTGCTAAAGAAGCGGTAGTTAGTACGCTCGGAATTGTCTATGCAGCATCAACTGATGCCTCGCTAACAGCTGCTATTCAACAGGCATTTACACCACTCACGTCACTAGCATTTATGGTAATGACTTTATTATATTGTCCTTGCGCAGCAACTATAGGGGCAATTAGGAGAGAAACAAATTCTAGAAAATGGGCTCTTATTGCAGTAATATATACATGCGTTATCGGATGGGTGGGCGGAGTTTTAGTTTACCAAATAGGAAGACTTTTAGGATTCAATTAG
- a CDS encoding DUF2325 domain-containing protein gives MCILLIGGDKLGNITQKLIQNGFNDIEHITGRKKDAKNFKLAGNIDLVMVLVDFVGHQLTKIVKEESRRSNVKVVYSKRSWIHMEKKIQECAKELGCQPKTII, from the coding sequence ATGTGCATATTACTCATAGGTGGAGATAAACTTGGCAATATTACGCAAAAACTAATACAAAATGGATTTAATGACATAGAGCATATAACCGGTAGAAAAAAAGACGCCAAAAATTTTAAATTAGCAGGTAACATAGATTTAGTAATGGTTTTGGTAGATTTTGTAGGGCACCAGTTAACAAAGATTGTTAAAGAAGAATCAAGAAGATCTAATGTTAAAGTGGTATATTCTAAACGTTCATGGATACACATGGAAAAGAAAATACAGGAATGTGCGAAGGAACTTGGGTGTCAGCCGAAAACTATTATTTAA
- a CDS encoding FeoC-like transcriptional regulator: MLMRVLKRLAAGDRYSNKLMAKELGIDEGMVEQMLIQLAQMKYIEKEDMTSCSGGCNCGNGSKKASCCSSKTDIIMWRITSKGKEAALRVAH, from the coding sequence ATGTTAATGAGGGTACTTAAAAGATTAGCCGCGGGTGATCGGTATTCGAATAAGCTAATGGCGAAGGAACTTGGAATAGATGAAGGAATGGTTGAGCAGATGTTAATACAACTTGCGCAGATGAAATATATTGAAAAGGAAGATATGACGTCTTGCTCTGGTGGATGTAATTGCGGAAATGGATCTAAAAAGGCAAGCTGTTGTAGTTCAAAAACCGATATAATAATGTGGAGGATTACTAGCAAAGGTAAGGAAGCTGCATTAAGAGTTGCACACTAA
- a CDS encoding FeoA family protein has protein sequence MTKQISLIDVEMKTRVKVVEIALESKVRRRIMDMGIVKNTQLVVTGKAPMGDPIELLVRGYTLSLRKSEAKDIMVEVV, from the coding sequence ATGACAAAGCAAATATCATTAATTGACGTAGAGATGAAAACTAGAGTTAAGGTAGTTGAAATAGCATTAGAGAGTAAAGTACGCAGAAGAATAATGGACATGGGAATAGTTAAAAATACACAGCTTGTAGTAACGGGGAAAGCCCCAATGGGAGACCCTATAGAGCTTTTGGTTAGAGGATATACATTAAGCCTTAGAAAAAGCGAAGCCAAAGATATTATGGTAGAAGTAGTATAA
- a CDS encoding FeoA family protein, producing MSMPLNFIEMGRFAKINSVHGGENMCKKIMEMGMSTGAIIKIMKNDSGPLIVKVGETRLVLGRSMAQKIMASEV from the coding sequence ATGAGTATGCCACTTAATTTTATTGAAATGGGAAGATTTGCAAAAATAAATAGTGTACATGGCGGGGAGAATATGTGCAAGAAGATTATGGAGATGGGCATGAGCACAGGTGCTATAATAAAAATCATGAAAAATGATAGCGGTCCGTTAATTGTTAAGGTTGGAGAGACACGATTAGTGCTAGGACGAAGTATGGCACAAAAGATTATGGCAAGTGAAGTATAA
- a CDS encoding DUF6241 domain-containing protein, whose translation MKLDKIGGKFFDACEKLFANHGRWSVVGSILLVIIIIGTGGFYISQHKLNKQDSPKVVQAVQIKQQLEAKKVVIKQNHNTQNISDKELVLYNTMHKMINTKIVAEDGKIWGEIEITDDKCDQLINDVSKSGYPDKVVLLEFLTRWRNKDFKNGVEEHNYLWDGLNGTLGKAKSLR comes from the coding sequence ATGAAACTAGATAAAATAGGAGGTAAATTCTTTGATGCATGTGAAAAACTATTTGCCAATCATGGTAGGTGGAGTGTCGTAGGTAGTATATTATTGGTGATTATTATAATAGGTACAGGAGGCTTTTATATTTCACAACATAAACTAAATAAACAGGATAGTCCTAAAGTTGTACAAGCAGTTCAGATTAAGCAGCAGTTAGAGGCTAAGAAGGTTGTAATAAAACAAAACCATAACACACAAAATATAAGTGATAAGGAACTAGTACTGTATAATACAATGCATAAAATGATAAATACTAAGATTGTGGCAGAGGATGGAAAGATATGGGGAGAAATAGAAATAACGGATGACAAGTGTGACCAACTAATTAACGATGTTTCAAAAAGTGGATATCCTGATAAGGTAGTGCTTTTAGAGTTTCTTACTCGTTGGAGAAATAAAGATTTTAAGAATGGGGTTGAGGAGCACAATTACTTATGGGATGGTCTTAATGGTACACTCGGAAAGGCAAAATCTCTTAGATGA
- a CDS encoding glycine betaine ABC transporter substrate-binding protein, with amino-acid sequence MNNFTSFFNFVVERKSQIMDLFIQHIQLTLFSIIIAIIIAIPLGILIVRYRKLSVPIIGVTNVIQSIPSLALLGFLIPALGIGSKPAIIMVVMYSLLPIVKNTFTGLTNVSPALIEAADGMGLTNTQVLLKVRFPLAMPIIMSGIRISSVTAVGLMTIAAFIGAGGLGYLVFSGVQTVDNNMILAGAIPACILAIVLDFVLGKIENIVVPEGIKVTHSKNSKRKGFFGSKKFKLITSGIVLLVILSTVATSFINDKNKIVVGSKNFNEQLVLGDMVSSLIEAKTKYKVERKLNLGGTNVVFSALKSKDVDLYVEYTGTVLVNMLKQPTMSDPKKVYDTGKATLAEKYGIEMLKPIGFNNTYVLAVKKDFAKKNNLETISDLAKISPTVTAGVTMDFANRQDGYLGLQKKYNLKFKSQKGIDGGLRYTALKNNETQVLDAFSTDGLIKKFDLKLLKDDKAFFPPYYAVSLVNADTLKKYPELKGVLSTLDGKINDDEMRAMNLKVDNGAQSKTVAEDFLRSKHLID; translated from the coding sequence ATGAATAATTTCACTTCTTTTTTTAATTTTGTAGTAGAAAGAAAATCTCAAATAATGGATTTGTTTATACAACATATTCAACTAACTTTATTCTCAATTATTATTGCTATCATAATTGCTATACCACTTGGTATACTTATAGTTAGATATAGAAAACTTTCAGTTCCTATAATTGGTGTTACAAATGTAATACAATCTATACCTAGTCTTGCATTACTTGGATTTTTAATACCAGCACTTGGTATTGGAAGTAAACCCGCAATTATAATGGTAGTTATGTATTCGCTTCTGCCAATTGTAAAAAATACATTTACAGGACTCACGAACGTCAGCCCTGCACTTATTGAAGCTGCCGATGGTATGGGACTTACCAATACCCAGGTACTTCTAAAAGTTCGTTTTCCCTTGGCTATGCCAATTATCATGTCAGGTATTAGGATATCTTCAGTTACAGCTGTTGGCCTTATGACTATAGCTGCTTTCATAGGAGCTGGTGGTCTTGGATACTTAGTCTTCTCCGGAGTTCAAACTGTGGATAATAACATGATTCTTGCTGGAGCTATACCTGCTTGTATCCTTGCTATTGTGTTAGATTTTGTACTAGGTAAGATAGAAAACATAGTAGTTCCTGAGGGAATAAAAGTTACTCATAGTAAAAATTCTAAACGCAAAGGTTTCTTTGGAAGTAAAAAATTCAAACTTATAACTTCAGGAATTGTACTTTTAGTTATATTATCAACAGTAGCTACAAGTTTTATTAATGATAAAAACAAGATAGTAGTAGGCTCTAAAAACTTTAATGAGCAATTAGTACTTGGAGATATGGTCTCGTCATTAATTGAAGCTAAAACAAAATACAAAGTTGAAAGAAAATTGAATTTAGGTGGAACTAATGTAGTATTTAGTGCTTTAAAATCAAAAGACGTAGACCTGTATGTAGAATATACTGGTACAGTTCTTGTAAATATGCTAAAACAACCTACTATGAGCGATCCAAAAAAAGTTTACGATACTGGGAAAGCAACCTTGGCTGAAAAGTATGGCATAGAAATGTTAAAACCAATAGGATTTAACAATACTTACGTACTTGCAGTAAAAAAAGATTTTGCAAAAAAGAATAACTTAGAAACTATATCTGATTTAGCGAAAATTAGTCCAACAGTAACTGCTGGAGTTACTATGGATTTTGCTAATAGACAAGATGGTTATCTTGGGCTTCAGAAAAAATATAATTTAAAATTCAAAAGTCAAAAAGGTATAGATGGTGGACTTAGATATACTGCACTTAAAAATAATGAAACCCAGGTTTTAGATGCATTCTCCACTGATGGGTTAATTAAAAAGTTTGATTTAAAACTTTTAAAAGATGATAAAGCTTTCTTCCCACCATATTATGCAGTTTCACTCGTAAACGCAGATACATTAAAAAAATATCCTGAGCTAAAGGGTGTTTTATCCACCTTAGATGGAAAAATTAACGATGATGAAATGCGAGCTATGAACTTAAAAGTAGATAACGGCGCACAATCTAAAACAGTTGCCGAAGACTTTCTAAGATCAAAACACTTAATTGATTAA
- a CDS encoding acyltransferase family protein, producing MKKHLSELQVYSGIAILFVTLIHSNAFFLLSILHLKTYVEVGFVFTLVDKVVHVAVPMFIFISGYKYEMQDKNEKYTKLMYKKFTKIIKPFLIVSICWILFEWGNRCLDNIILHDRVNVYYVLINCLKDLFNTFFGDNYAYQLWYIPMYTLIVFSYPIIIKFLKNSRIRMIILYVIAIIITVIQIKTKLLASSYMQPINFIYYFYLYELGVQLYCKKIKKKYRAITIICYLVLLPVVSLIKDPLISNLSTYLIFTPIAVVAMYYIAVYLKNSKILLILGKYSFAIYLFHEPVFESKTSRLLVSHGLYSSKVMIPFIAVGSIILSIYFYKILIKTSLGKYVFNIKDDFN from the coding sequence ATGAAGAAACATTTAAGCGAACTACAAGTATATAGTGGGATAGCGATTTTATTTGTGACACTTATACATAGCAATGCATTTTTTTTACTCAGTATATTACACTTAAAAACTTATGTTGAAGTGGGGTTTGTATTTACTCTTGTAGACAAAGTTGTCCACGTAGCAGTGCCGATGTTTATATTTATTTCAGGGTATAAATACGAAATGCAGGATAAAAATGAAAAATATACTAAACTTATGTATAAAAAATTTACTAAGATTATTAAACCATTTCTTATTGTTAGTATATGTTGGATATTATTTGAGTGGGGTAATCGTTGTTTAGATAATATAATATTGCATGATCGGGTTAATGTTTATTATGTGTTAATTAATTGCCTAAAGGATCTATTTAATACATTTTTTGGTGATAATTATGCATATCAATTATGGTATATTCCTATGTACACGCTTATTGTATTCAGTTATCCTATCATAATTAAATTTTTAAAAAATTCTAGAATAAGAATGATTATTTTATACGTTATAGCAATTATAATAACTGTTATTCAAATTAAAACAAAACTACTTGCTAGCTCATATATGCAGCCTATTAATTTTATATATTACTTTTACTTATACGAGTTAGGAGTTCAATTGTATTGTAAAAAAATTAAAAAAAAGTATAGAGCAATAACTATTATATGTTATTTAGTTTTATTACCAGTAGTATCACTTATAAAAGATCCACTTATAAGTAATTTAAGCACATATTTAATTTTCACTCCCATTGCAGTGGTTGCAATGTATTATATAGCAGTATATTTAAAAAACAGTAAAATACTATTGATTTTAGGCAAATATTCTTTCGCAATATATTTGTTCCATGAACCAGTTTTTGAAAGCAAAACATCAAGATTATTAGTTAGTCATGGTTTATATAGTTCTAAGGTCATGATACCATTTATAGCAGTAGGTTCCATTATACTTAGTATTTATTTTTATAAGATTTTAATAAAAACATCTTTAGGTAAATATGTTTTTAATATTAAAGATGACTTTAATTAA